In Cyclobacteriaceae bacterium, the DNA window ACTGATGGAATTGAATACAGCCTTTATGCTGGCAAAGAGATTGATCCATCCAGGAACTTCCCATCCAACGGACTGGAAATTCTTGTGGATTGGCAATTGAATGTAATGCTGAAAATGGCCATTGCGGCGAATGCCTATAAAGAGAATCTTAGTGTTCCTCTCGAGACGACCCAACTGATCCTCGTTCATGAAAATACTGTTGATATCAGCTACCGGATTGACGAGCACCATTTTGATGTAGAAGGATCATACAGTATCCGTTACCAGGTTCTCAAAAAGAGGATTGATAAAGTGAGATTGTTGAACAGCACAGAGCGCCTTACGCAGCCGGGAACAATATCAATTGTCTACGCTAATAAAAACAGTATTTCATTGTATCTTGAAAAAATTAAGGAACTCATTTCTCAGAATAAGCTGAGTATGGATATCGAATATCTTGATCTTGAGCAACTTCAGACTATTGGAAAGTTAAAGGCGATCAGGGTTAAGATAAACATAGAGAACAAAGCGTTGTTGAGTGAAGAAGTTGGTGATGTTCTTGTGGTAAATGAATAAGCTCTTAATTCTTAAAAATTCTTTGTTAAAGCATGTTGCGGGCCATGTCACTGAATCGTTGTCAAAAATGCTGGACCCTTGTTTTGCTGCTCATTTTTCTTTCAGCACCGGCTTATGCTCAGGAATCCGGGAGTGACGTAAAAACCAGAATTATTATCATCGGTGACCCTGGGAAACTTCATGATGGAAAAAATGCTGTCGTGGAAGCTGCCCGGCAGTTCGTTTCACCTGATGATTCAAAGACTACCATTCTTTTTCTTGGAGATAATATTTATCCAAAAGGACTCGAGGATGAAGAAGATAAATCATACCCTGCTTCCGCAAATGTTTTAAAGACCATCCTGACTTCTTTCAAGGATTATCAGGCAAAAGTATTTGTTGTCCCTGGTAATCACGATTGGCAAAGAGGTCGATATGATGGATGGCAGAATGTAAAAAGACAGCAGCAATTCGTAAAGGATCTAAATCAGCCAAATACAATTTTTTTACCAGAAGCTGGCTGTCCTGGTCCCGAGGAGGTAACGATTGATGACAATCTTGTTTTGATCATCATGGATACACAGTGGTGGCTGCATCAAAATCCGAAACCCGGGATCAATGACAACTGCGATTGTAAGACTGAAGAGGATGTAATTGCCAGGTTAAAGGATATCGTTCATCGGAATCCAAATAAGAAATTCCTATTTGCATCCCATCATCCGCTTAGAAGTTATGGTGAGCATGGCGGATACTATACCTGGAAGCAGCACATCTTTCCTTTAACAGGTTTTTCTGAAAAAGCATATGTGCCTCTTCCTGTCATAGGTTCGCTCTATCCGATTGTAAGGGGAAAATTCGGAAACATTGAAGATCTCATCCATCCAGATTATAAGGAAATGATTCGGGGCATTGAAAAATCTATGGCGACTGCGCCTGATGTAACGTATGCAGGTGGGCATGACCACAACCTTCAATTGATACGCGAAGGGAACAGAAATCATATCATCAGTGGGTCAGGTACGAATCGATCACAGGTTAAAAAAGGCAAAGGCTCATTGTTTGCTTCTGATCAGAATGGATTTGCTGAGATCATTTATACGATTGATGGAAAGCAGATTATCAGTTTTTATGAAGTTGATGAGCATAGCATACGAAAAGAAGTGTATCGTTTTGAAGTTCCGGAAATCATTATTGAAAAAAGGCAGAATGAGATAGCGTCAAAAGAAATTTCGGATGACAGTATCACGGTAAGAATAGCACCCGAGTATGATCAGGTTGGGAAATCACACAGAGCTATCTGGGGTGAGCACTACAGAAAAATCTGGGCAACACCCGTTACGATCAAAGTTTTTCATGTAAATGAACAGAATGGAGGTCTTAAGATTCTCAAGAAAGGAGGAGGTCAGCAGACTAAATCTTTGAGAATGGAGGATAAGAATGGCAAACAGTGGGTCCTACGTACCATTCAAAAGAATCCTGAAATGGCATTGCCTTCCAATCTGAGGGCAACGGTTGCCAAATCAATTATACAGGATCAGATCTCGGCAGCGAATCCTTTTGCGCCCTTGACAGTACCTGTTATTGCAGAAGCTGCTAATGTCCCTCACTCAAATCCACAAATACTTTTTGTTCCTGATGATCCTGCTCTCGGTATTTATCAGTCAGAATTTGCCAATACGGTATGCATTTTTGAAGAACGGGAGCCTGGTGCTGATGAAACTTACAGCACGGATGATGTATTAAAGAAGCTTGAAAAAGATAATGATAATTCCGTTGATCAGAAAGCTGTGTTGAGAGCACGTATGCTGGATCTCCTGATCGGTGATTGGGATCGGCATGAAGATCAATGGAGATGGAAACAGGAAAAAACAGATAAGAAAAGTATCTATAGTCCTATTCCACGGGATAGAGACCAGGTATTCTTTATCAGCACAGGGTTCGTTCCCTCCATTGCAAGACTCAAGTGGATCATGCCCAAGTTTCAGGGTTTTGGAGATGAGATAAGAGACGTCAATGGATTCATGTTCAATGCACGATATTTTGATCGTTCATTTTTAAATGGCCTTAATGAAAAAGACTGGCAGGAAGTAATATCGGGCGTTCAAACATCTGTTACTGATGATATTATTCGGCAATCGATTGGTAAACTTCCTGATACAGTTTATAAACAGATAGGTGAAAAGCTTATTCACAATCTCATTTCGCGGAGAAATAGTCTGATGACGGAAGGGCTTACTTATTATAATTTCTTATCGCGTGAAATTGATATTCCGGCTTCTGATAAAAAAGATCTGATTCATGTTGAAACACTTTCAAATGGCGATGCTAAGATCTCCTTGCAGAAAATCAAAAAGGATGGAATTGCTGGAGATGTTTTTTATCAGCGCGTTATCGACAATGCTATTACCAAAGAAGTCAGATTATATGGTCGTGGTGATGAAGACGTATTTGTCGTAGATGGTAATTATAAACCTGGATTTAAACTTAGATTGGTAGGTGGCGGTTCGGTGGACAGTATTTACGTTAGCAGATCCGCTGCAAAGCGAAGCAAATTGCTGATTTATGATCGCTCAGATAAAAAAAATGTATTTCCTGATCACGGGGTGAGGTTGCTGACCTCAACGAGCAATGATGTAAATCTGTATAATCCAAGAGCGTTTAATTATAACAAGCTTGCGCCTCTTGCCACAATAGCCTTTAATCTTGATGATGGGATTTTGCTGGGAGCGGGTGGCGTTTTTACAAAGTATGGATTTCGACGTGAACCTTTTGCATCCCGTCACAGGATCATGGTGGGTCATGCATTAGCGACCGATGCATCTTTTTTAAGATATAAAGGAGACGTCACCAATTTTATAGGAAAGGCTGCATTGGATATGTACCTGAATGTTGCTGCTCCTGACAATACTGTTAACTTTTTCGGAGTAGGGAACGAGACCACCTTCGACAATGTAAGTGATCCTCAAATCAGGTATTATAGAACACGGTATAATTTTATTGATACTCAGGTGCGATTGAAGTTCGCACTGGCAAAATCCTTTAATTTTTTTGCCGGAGTTGCTGGTCAGTATTATAACATGGATCCTGATGACAATAAAGACAGGTTTGTTAATATTTATGCGGCACAGCAAAGTGGTCCAACACTTTTTGATCATAGAGTGTATCTGGGTGGTGTTGCCGGATATGAAGTGGATACCCGCAATAATTCTATGCTACCCGTTCGGGGATTTCACTGGCGGACTTCGTTTACGGGTATGCAGCAGGTGAATGCTGGAAACTCATTTGGTCAGGTTCGAACCGAAATGAGTATGTATATTAGCTTTAATCGCTATCCAAAATTTGTGATTGCGCACAGGATAGGAGCGGGGACAAGTATTGGAGATCCGGAATTTTTCCAGATGTTTTATATGGGAGGAGATGGAGGGCTTTTGGGATACCGCAAGAATAGATTTGCAGGAAACTCAATGTTATATGATAATCTTGAATTGCGCATCAAGTTGTTTGATTTTACATCGTATCTTTTTCCGGGTTCAGTAGGAATGGTATTATTTAATGATGTTGGAAGGGTTTGGGCGAAAAACGAGTCTTCAGATCTTTGGCATTGGGGATATGGCGGAGGATTTTATATTATTCCTGCGGAAAGTATTGTCATCACTGGTGTGGCTGGTTATTCACAGGAAGGTGTGTTGCCCTATGTTAATCTGGGTTTCAGGTTTTAAATGCAACGTTTATGAAGGCTAAGGAATTAATGAGTCATGCTGCTTCTCACGTTCGGGATGTCTTTGCAAAGCATCATAAATCCGAATTATTATATCACTGCTTGTCGCACACAGAAAAAGTAGTTGCTGCAGCGGAAAAGATTGCGGATCACTATGAGTTAAGTAAACAGGACTACACTGCTGTATATATCGCCGTGTGGTTCCATGATCTTGGCTATTTGTTTACTACTGGAGACAAACACGAAGAGAAGGGTGTCGAGCTAGCTACCGAATTTATCATGGAGGAAAGTGGTGATGAGGAGCTTGTAGAAAAAGTTAAGGAGTGCATCATGGCGACGAAAATGCCTCAGAGTCCTGTTTCATTGATAAGTCAGATCGTTTGTGATGCGGATCTTTTTCATTTAGGGACTGAAGAATTTACGGAAAACAGTAAACAGATAAAAGGTGAGAAAGAAAGGATCTCCGGTATAAAAATTTCAGGTAAGGAGTGGAGAAAGCAAACACTTTTCCTTTTGGAAGGAATTCGGTTTCACACTGAATATGCAAGACAATTATTGCAAAAGACCAAAGACGAGAATATTGCCAGGTTGAAGGAGAGAATAAAAGAAGATGATATGAAAAATAAATCTGGTGACAATTCAAAAGCTAAGGACAAAGAATCGAAGCCCTTCAGAGGAGTGGAAACTATGTTCCGAACAACTTCGTCGAATCATCTGAGATTAAGTGAGATGGCGGATGCGAAAGCCAATATCATGATTACCGTGAATTCGATCATTGCTTCTATCCTCGTCTCAATTCTTTTCAGGAAGCTGGAAGAGGATGAACGTTTTCTTTTTCCGGCGATGATCTTTTTGATCACAGCTTTGGTGTCGATTGTTTTTGCGATCCTGGTTACGCGCCCAAATGTTACTCAAGGAACTTTTACAAAAGAAGATATTGAAAAGAAGCGCGCTAATCTTTTATTTTTTGGCAATTTCCACAACATGTCATTAAAAGATTATCAGCAAGGAGTAGATGCAATGATGGCAGATTCTGAATTTTTATATGGAAGCATGACGCGTGATATTTATTTCTTGGGGATCGTTCTGGCGAGAAAGTACAAATTATTGCGTTTCGCCTACAGTTTCTTCATGTTTGGATTTGTATTATCGGTATTGTCCTTCGTAATTGCCGTGACAATGTTCCAGAAATGAAGCTAAAGGCTTGTCTGCTTTCCCTTGCTCTATTGAATTGCCTTTCATTGTGCGCCCAAACCGACAGCGCATACCTGAAAGTCTATCATACCAATCCAAAACTTGAAATACCCATCCCGGCTGTATTTTTTTGTGGAGCTTATTTTGGATTCAAAGCTTTGGATAAGCATGCCTCTTTTACTGAGGCTGATGTGTTGAAACTCGATCCAGCTTCAATAAACTCTTTTGATCGTCCTGTCGCGTTTTATGATCCCGCAAATTTTGCAAGTGCACAGAGCACATCTGACCTTTTTTTGAACGTTGCCGTTGCTAGTCCTGTTCTTCTTCTTTTGGATAAAAGAATCCGAAAGGATTGGGTTGATCTCGTCAGCATTTTTTTAGTGACGCATGCTGCTGACAACGCTATTTATTTTGCTGCGCAGGCTTCCTTTCGTCGCGCCCGACCACTGACCTATAATCCTGATGTTGCATTGGAAGATAAGATTGGAGAAGGAAAGACTAATTCATTTTTTAGCGGTCATACTTCCTGGACTGCTGCCTCTACTTTTCTAATGGCTAAAATGTACACCGATTATCGGCAGATAAAGGGCTTCAAACGCATTCTTATTTATACAGGTGCAGCAATTCCTCCGGCGTTGGTTGGATATTATAGAATGGAGGCTGGCAAACATTTTAAATCCGATGTGATGGTGGGTTTTCTGGTGGGTGCTGCATGTGGCATTGGAATACCCGAACTTCATCGCATTAAAATTAAAGACAGAGGATTTTCCCTCAACCCTTTCTTTATGGGTGGATCGAATGGAGTTTCAGTGACATACACGATTCAATAAAAATTAATTACTTCAAAGCTTTTTTAGCCTGCTCGAGTTTTTCTGATGTTTTCAGATTCTCAGGATTTAGAGTCAATGCTTTTTGGTAATAAGTGATTGCTGTGGCCTTATCTCCCCCCTTCATACACGCGTCCGCATAACTATCATAGGTATTGGCACTCGACGGATAAAGAAGTGTATTAATTCTGAAAACATCTTTTGCAAGGTTATTCTTTCCCGCCTCTAAAAGATTATATCCCTGTTGGTTGATGTGTTCTTCACTTACAGCGACATCTTTTGGATCTGTTTTTATTAATTGCTGATATCCTTTTAGTGACTCTTCGAAATTGCCCTCAAGCAAATATTCGTAAGGGACTTTTGAATCCTCGTTGAGTGAATGATGAATGTATAAAAGTGATTTTCCTTTTTCAACGAATACAAGATTTAGCTTTCCGTCTTCGGGATTTTCTTTGAACTGTACTGGCAAAACGGGATGAGATTGATCACGACTCAAATATGTTCCCTCAGAAACCTGAAATAACTCATATGGTTTGTCTGCACGCAGATATTTAATGAATAGCCTGCTTCCCTTGTTGAAGATTCGTATTACGCCATCATTCCCATTGAAGTATCGACCTCTAATGGATGCAAACTTCATTGTATCCATTTTCACTCTAGTGTTAATAGACATAAAGTTTGACCACTGATAGGTACGGGCTACTGAATTAATTAATTCCTCAATGAATTCCGGATGATTGGAATTGATCAAAACAACTACTCCATAGCCCTTGTTTTTATGCGCTTTCATTTCGCTGGAGAATCCCTCATCCCAGCCCGAGTGTCCAAAATAGATATCGCCTTTTCTGTTATCAAGAAATATTCCCAGTCCTGTATACTCCTCCACAAAAGGAGTTAACATTAAATTGGACATTTCTGCGGAGAGTACAGCATTACTTTTTCCTGCCGAAGAATTCTGAACATCAAGTGCAAATTTTGCAAGATCTTCCGCCGTAGTCCACAATCCCGCCGCAGCCATCTCCGGATAAGTATGGCGTTTTCCTTTGGTCATATTTCCATCTGGCAAATAGCCAGTCGCAGCTTTTTCAAGTTGTGTGCCTTCAAGCGGTTGATCGTATGTACTGTTTTCCATTCCAAGTGGTTGCAGAACGGTTTCTTTTAAAATCTGTGGAAAGGTTTTTCCCTCTACGTCAATCATCGTTTGCTGGATAATACAATATCCGCCTCCTGAGTATCGAAAACTTTTACCGGGTAGCTTGTCTACAAAAATTTTTGGAGAATTTGCTGGAGGTTCACCATTCAGTACCTGTATTAATGTTGGAACTTTCAGGTCAGGACTGTACCCCCAGAATCCATGCACTGTTACGCCAGCATTATGGCTTAACAGATTTTTCAGAGCTACTTTTTTTTCTGTTGTGAATTCATTATCTGCAAGCTTCCAGGATTTGAGGTAGATATTTATGTTTTCATCAAGATCAATTTTTTTCTGATCTGCAAGATGAAGAGCTCCGTAGGCAGCAACTGGTTTACTGATCGAGCCGGCCTGAAAAAGGGTAGTGGTAGTGACAACCTCTTTACTTTCTTTATTCATTATGCCATAACTCTTGATCCATTCAATTTTATGATCATTGATGACAGCGATGGATAATCCGGGAACATCGTAATGCTTCATTCGCTCTTCGATTGTCCAGGTAGTGTCCCCCTCAAAGTAAACCGACCCACTAAGTCCGGTTTCTACTTTTATTATGTTCTCTGAAACCGTGACTTGATTTTCTTTTGAACATGATTGTGTGAGCAGGAAAAGAAGAGCTGGAAAGAAGATTTTTTTCATAATCTGAATTGTTGGATGAAGGTAACAAATCAGACCAAAATTCAGTGCCTGCAATTTTGAACTCTTAATGGACTCCTCAAGTTGTCATGTTTGCCTAACTTTGCACCTGCCGCAATGATTAATCCCACAGAAAAAGACGAAAGAGAGTATCTCGACCACATCCAGGAAAAACTGGAGCTGGCCATTATGCACGTTGACGATACTGTAAAACTATATTCGACAGAACTAAAACAAAACAAGGAGTACATCTATGAGCATCAATCTGGAATGGATGAAGCTGATATGGTTGCTGCTGGTCAATCCATCAATCGAATGGCTTCTACAGGCGAGTCGGCTGTGTTGCGTAAGAACAAGCTTCAAAAGCTGATTGATTCACCTTACTTTGGACGCCTTGATTTCACATCAGAAAGTAAGACTTCTCCGGTCTATATCGGCATTGGCACTTTTTCTGACAATTCAGGAACGATTTATCCGATTTACGATTGGCGGGCACCAATCTCTTCGATGTTTTATGATTATGAATTAGGTCCTGCCGAATACACAACACCATCGGGAACGATCAAGGGAACGATCGATCTTCGACGTCAGTACAGGATTCGTAAAAGCAGAATGGAGTTCATGATCGAGAACTCTGTCAATATTCAGGATGATATTTTACAGAAGGAGTTGAGTAAATCTTCCGATGAGAAGATGAAGAATATCGTTGCCACAATTCAGCGGGATCAGAATGCTGTAATCAGAAATGAAACAGCTTCTGTTATGATCATTCAGGGAGTCGCAGGTTCAGGAAAGACTTCAATCGCTTTACATCGTATCGCGTTCCTACTTTATCGGTTTAGAGATTCTATAAAGGCAAAGGATATTCTCATTATTTCTCCAAACAAGGTATTTGCAGATTACATTTCAAGCGTGTTGCCTGAATTAGGTGAAGATCACATTCCGGAAACGGTTATGGAAGATCTTGCAGGAGAATTGCTGGAATACAAGTACCCTTTTCAGACATTTTTTCAGCAGGTATCGTTGTTATTAGAAAATCCTGATGAGAAATTTGTTGAACGCATTCGTTATAAATCATCCTATGATTTTTTGGTTAACCTGAACAAGCATCTTCTTTACATTGAGAATAAATATTTTGTTGCAGGTGATTTAAGGGTAGGAAATTTCATGGTGTTGGCAGACTTCATTCAGCAAAAATTCAGAAAATACACGTACGTCCCATTGCTTAAACGTGTGCCGTTAGTAGTCAAGGATGTTTTGGATTATGTGAGAGACAATGTAAAACGAAAACTCACAGGTCACGAGAAGTCACAGGTGCATCAGTCTATTCCACGCATGTTCAGGATCAGCCAGGCACATGAACTTTACAGGGATTTTTATACGTGGAATGGAAGAAAGGATTTGTATCGGTCAGGTGAAACACTTGAGTATGCTGATGTTTTTCCAATGATCTATTATAAAATCCGTCTGGAGGGCACTGAGCATTTACAATCTTACAATTTTGTGAAGCACTTACTGGTAGATGAAATGCAGGACTATACACCTGTGCAGTATGCTGTGTTGTCGAGAGTATTTCGTTGTAAAAAAACAATTCTGGGAGATGTCAGTCAGACTGTAAATCCATATAGTGCTTCGTCTGCAGAAGTGATAGAAAAAATATTTCCGCAGGCTGATATTGTTAAGTTGTTCAGGAGCTATCGGTCATCCTGGGAAATCACAGCTTTTGCCCAGGGAATCTTCAGAAATCCTGACATCATACCAATGGAACGGCATGGATTTGAACCCATGTTGAAAGGAGTTGAAACATTGACAGAACAGACGACGGAGATTATCCGGTTGATGGAAGCCTTTAAGACTTCAGGGCATCAATCGATGGGGATTATTTGCAAAACACAGCGGCAGGCGGAAGCTTTAATTAAAGAATTAAAATCGTATGGAGCTTACATGCTTACAGCTGAGAATACTGCTTTCAGAAATGGAGTCATCATTACCACCGTTCACCTTTCAAAAGGGCTGGAATTTGATGAAGTGATTGTGCCTGGAGTTTCCAGTAATAACTATCACACGGATGTTGACAGAAGTCTTCTATACATCGCCTGTACAAGAGCGATGCATGAATTGAATGTACTCTGGATTGGAGAAAGAAGCGAAATAATTAAAATGAATTAAATTAAAGAATGAGAATATCCTGATGAGGGGTATTTCTTTCTGTTTTAATTTCTACAATCTCTATTTAATAACAACTGCTTCCACACTCTCACGATGCTCTTCCTTCTCCTCACTGAGCAAATATTGTTTTCTAAATGCTTCTTTGGAATCTGTGTATGAAGAAATGGCGCCAATGAAAGAAAGTGTGCGAATAAAATACCATGCTGAATCGATCTGATACCATAGGAATCCAGAGCGTGCACTTTGAGGAAACAGGTGGTGATTATTGTGCCACTCACCAGCGACAATACCCGGCCACGCCTGATTGATTGACATGTCTTTCCGGTTAAAGTCAATTCCTTCACGTTGCTTGTTCTCTCCTTTGCCATGACCTTCATAGTTAAAAGTGCGAACGCCAACAGCCCAGAATCCTGCACCACCGAACATTGCAAAAGCAAGTGGATGACCACCAATTAAATAGAACACACCATACCAGAATCCCCAGTTGAGAACCCAATGCAATACTGACAAACCAGGATTCGCTAGTGAACCCCACTTTTGATATTGCTGATAAGTATTGGTTTGCGTTCCTGTGTGCTTCATCATATTGACAGCACGATTATAATCTTCTTCATTAAGATTGCGTCGGATAGGCTGATGTGTTACATCGGCAAGGAAGCAATACAAAAAGCCTCCGGATGCATTGTATGGATCACCTGGTTGATCAGATTTTGCATGATGCACATGATGAGACACAACGTATATTTCTTCAGGGATGATCTTTAATGAAAGATTGCGAATGACAAATAACCAGAACTTGTTTCTAACAACATATGCACCGTGTGTGCAATAGCGATGATGCCAGACAGTTCCATGTGTACCCATGTACATCATGCTGTAAACGAATGCCGCTGCCAGCAATCCCCAGCTAAAGAACTTAAAAATAAAAACAAAGAAAAAGGGAATAAGGCAAGCAACCTGTAGCCAGCTCATGAAAGAGAGCCAGTTCTTTTTGGATTTGAAAATATTTACCCTTGAACCAAATTCCCGAAGGATCTGACCCGCGGTTGGTTTTATCAGATTACCGGAATCATCCTGCCATCCATAGCGGGGGGGTTCGAGTATGTAGTCCAAAAATGCCATAGGTGGTAGGTTTTTAGAGAAACGAATCACAAAGATATATTATATAATACAAATCTTTTTTTCTCTGAAAAGCGCTCGTTTGAAAGGATTTCAAACAATATATATGTTATGAGAGCCCAATCAATCTCGTTCACACGAAGAACAGATGCCATGAGGTTTCTCTGTTGTTTCAGTGTTTAGGCTTTTCAAATAACATTTATTTAATTTTATAAACTTTATATACTTCACCTCTCAACTTCTTAGGAATGACTTTAGAAATCACACTTCGCTACATTCACTTCATTTCCATTTTCGCAATTGTGGGCTCGTTAGTATCGGAACATCTTTTACTAAAGAAGACTCTTACCCGTTCAGAGATTGGGCGCATTGCTAAAATTGATGCGGTCTATGGTATTGCCGCAGTAACTCTTCTTACTGCGGGATTGATCCTGTGGCTTGGAGGTGTTGGAAAGCCTACCTACTTCTATTCAAAGAACTGGATCTTTCATACCAAGATTACGCTGTTCGCAATCATTGGTTTGTTATCAATCTGGCCGACGGTTTTCTTTTTGAAAAACAGGAAGGGTGATATGAATGAAATCGTACCTGTTCCGGTTTCGGTAGTGATGATGTTGAGAATTGAACTAATGTTGCTCTTCATCATTCCGCTGCTGGCAGGATTGATGGCGCATGGGGTTGGGTATTTTGGTGAATAGCCGTTTTATTCTTTCATTTCCAGAGCAACTCTTCCGGCCACAGCTTTCAAATTTTCCATGGAAGTCAGGTTTGTAACTTTATTCACTTTAAGTCTTGCAATTTTCTTTCCGACGCGAAACATGATTAAATGAAAGTTTTCTGCGTCACTATGAAGCCATCCTTCATCTGCTCCAACATCAATCTTTTCTTGGCCCGCCATTCCATTGTTTATTGAAATTATTTCAGTGAATTTCTTGTGTGCAGAAACTGTATCCTTAAATTCCTCAAGCATATAAAATAATACTCCAATCCTGTTGCTTTTGGCATCTTTTGAACTGGCGGTATAAGTACATTTATATTCTGAGATGCCGTCCTTTTTTTCTGATATGTTTTCTGTAAGTTTTGCGTTCTCTCCAAGAATACTTTCCGCATCAGATTGATTAATGCACTTATTGGAGGATTCAGAGGATACGAGTATTGCAGAGATGTTTTTGTTTCCTGAGGCAGAAGATTTTCTGCAGCTGATAGAAACCCACAACAATGGAAGAATCAGTAAAAAAGTCAGATGCTTCATGTTTTTTAATTATTATAACTAAGTTAATTAATCTTTGAGATAGTTGGCATACTTATCGTACGCTAAAAGTACCTGAGACCAATTTCAGTTTCCAAAGAATTTCATGCACGATATTTTACAACAGCTTGGCGGAATCATTGGTGTCGCTGCTTACGCATTCCTGATTCTTGCCATTTTAAAAAGTAATGTCAGGCAGAACTTTGCAGCATTTATGCTTTGGGGAATGCTTGATACCATCGCAACCATCACATCCATTCTTGAAAATGGTAACTTCTGGCTGCCATTGTCCAATGCTGTAGGTGCTTCTGCTGTAGCAGTTTTACTGGTGATTAAAAAACAAGTTTCATGGACCAGGGTAGAGACGATGACTGCTTTTCTTGTTATTATTTGTTTGATCGTATGGTCTACAGCAGGTCAGCGAGTTGCATTAATGGCAACTGCCGCTGCAGTGGTCATTGCAAGTATTCCACAGATGTTTAATACATATAAGAAACCTTCTGAAACACCTTTGATACCTT includes these proteins:
- a CDS encoding phosphatase PAP2 family protein encodes the protein MKLKACLLSLALLNCLSLCAQTDSAYLKVYHTNPKLEIPIPAVFFCGAYFGFKALDKHASFTEADVLKLDPASINSFDRPVAFYDPANFASAQSTSDLFLNVAVASPVLLLLDKRIRKDWVDLVSIFLVTHAADNAIYFAAQASFRRARPLTYNPDVALEDKIGEGKTNSFFSGHTSWTAASTFLMAKMYTDYRQIKGFKRILIYTGAAIPPALVGYYRMEAGKHFKSDVMVGFLVGAACGIGIPELHRIKIKDRGFSLNPFFMGGSNGVSVTYTIQ
- a CDS encoding AAA family ATPase → MINPTEKDEREYLDHIQEKLELAIMHVDDTVKLYSTELKQNKEYIYEHQSGMDEADMVAAGQSINRMASTGESAVLRKNKLQKLIDSPYFGRLDFTSESKTSPVYIGIGTFSDNSGTIYPIYDWRAPISSMFYDYELGPAEYTTPSGTIKGTIDLRRQYRIRKSRMEFMIENSVNIQDDILQKELSKSSDEKMKNIVATIQRDQNAVIRNETASVMIIQGVAGSGKTSIALHRIAFLLYRFRDSIKAKDILIISPNKVFADYISSVLPELGEDHIPETVMEDLAGELLEYKYPFQTFFQQVSLLLENPDEKFVERIRYKSSYDFLVNLNKHLLYIENKYFVAGDLRVGNFMVLADFIQQKFRKYTYVPLLKRVPLVVKDVLDYVRDNVKRKLTGHEKSQVHQSIPRMFRISQAHELYRDFYTWNGRKDLYRSGETLEYADVFPMIYYKIRLEGTEHLQSYNFVKHLLVDEMQDYTPVQYAVLSRVFRCKKTILGDVSQTVNPYSASSAEVIEKIFPQADIVKLFRSYRSSWEITAFAQGIFRNPDIIPMERHGFEPMLKGVETLTEQTTEIIRLMEAFKTSGHQSMGIICKTQRQAEALIKELKSYGAYMLTAENTAFRNGVIITTVHLSKGLEFDEVIVPGVSSNNYHTDVDRSLLYIACTRAMHELNVLWIGERSEIIKMN
- a CDS encoding phosphohydrolase; its protein translation is MKAKELMSHAASHVRDVFAKHHKSELLYHCLSHTEKVVAAAEKIADHYELSKQDYTAVYIAVWFHDLGYLFTTGDKHEEKGVELATEFIMEESGDEELVEKVKECIMATKMPQSPVSLISQIVCDADLFHLGTEEFTENSKQIKGEKERISGIKISGKEWRKQTLFLLEGIRFHTEYARQLLQKTKDENIARLKERIKEDDMKNKSGDNSKAKDKESKPFRGVETMFRTTSSNHLRLSEMADAKANIMITVNSIIASILVSILFRKLEEDERFLFPAMIFLITALVSIVFAILVTRPNVTQGTFTKEDIEKKRANLLFFGNFHNMSLKDYQQGVDAMMADSEFLYGSMTRDIYFLGIVLARKYKLLRFAYSFFMFGFVLSVLSFVIAVTMFQK
- a CDS encoding DUF2214 family protein; amino-acid sequence: MTLEITLRYIHFISIFAIVGSLVSEHLLLKKTLTRSEIGRIAKIDAVYGIAAVTLLTAGLILWLGGVGKPTYFYSKNWIFHTKITLFAIIGLLSIWPTVFFLKNRKGDMNEIVPVPVSVVMMLRIELMLLFIIPLLAGLMAHGVGYFGE
- a CDS encoding acyl-CoA desaturase, which produces MAFLDYILEPPRYGWQDDSGNLIKPTAGQILREFGSRVNIFKSKKNWLSFMSWLQVACLIPFFFVFIFKFFSWGLLAAAFVYSMMYMGTHGTVWHHRYCTHGAYVVRNKFWLFVIRNLSLKIIPEEIYVVSHHVHHAKSDQPGDPYNASGGFLYCFLADVTHQPIRRNLNEEDYNRAVNMMKHTGTQTNTYQQYQKWGSLANPGLSVLHWVLNWGFWYGVFYLIGGHPLAFAMFGGAGFWAVGVRTFNYEGHGKGENKQREGIDFNRKDMSINQAWPGIVAGEWHNNHHLFPQSARSGFLWYQIDSAWYFIRTLSFIGAISSYTDSKEAFRKQYLLSEEKEEHRESVEAVVIK
- a CDS encoding serine hydrolase, translated to MKKIFFPALLFLLTQSCSKENQVTVSENIIKVETGLSGSVYFEGDTTWTIEERMKHYDVPGLSIAVINDHKIEWIKSYGIMNKESKEVVTTTTLFQAGSISKPVAAYGALHLADQKKIDLDENINIYLKSWKLADNEFTTEKKVALKNLLSHNAGVTVHGFWGYSPDLKVPTLIQVLNGEPPANSPKIFVDKLPGKSFRYSGGGYCIIQQTMIDVEGKTFPQILKETVLQPLGMENSTYDQPLEGTQLEKAATGYLPDGNMTKGKRHTYPEMAAAGLWTTAEDLAKFALDVQNSSAGKSNAVLSAEMSNLMLTPFVEEYTGLGIFLDNRKGDIYFGHSGWDEGFSSEMKAHKNKGYGVVVLINSNHPEFIEELINSVARTYQWSNFMSINTRVKMDTMKFASIRGRYFNGNDGVIRIFNKGSRLFIKYLRADKPYELFQVSEGTYLSRDQSHPVLPVQFKENPEDGKLNLVFVEKGKSLLYIHHSLNEDSKVPYEYLLEGNFEESLKGYQQLIKTDPKDVAVSEEHINQQGYNLLEAGKNNLAKDVFRINTLLYPSSANTYDSYADACMKGGDKATAITYYQKALTLNPENLKTSEKLEQAKKALK